One Heyndrickxia oleronia genomic window, GTACTGTCAATGAATGTTTCTTAATTAAAGCAAGCGTAAACGTATCTTCTAATGTAGGGTGGATACTATTGATCAAATAAAATAAAATCGCAAGAACAGTATTGGCAAATATAATTGAGACAAAAGTAAAAATTGCAATGATCAGCAGCTTAGCAATTAATATTTTCTTTCGATTAACGGGATACATGAATAAAATGGAAATCGTCTTACTTTTAAATTCATCAATCACTAGTTTTGAAATTAGCGATGCAGCATAAATAATAAATACAGACCTAACAGCAGTATCAATAAGTATCAGTGCATCGTTGACATTTTCAAAGGAAAGTTCATCATCTACTTTTACAAAAAATAATAAAGCTACGATAAGGAAAATAATCGAAGTCGCAATGAGTGCCCCTTTAATTAATCCACTAAGTTTATATTTTTTCAGTTCAAGTTTAATAATATTAAGCATGAATTCCACCACCATTAATCAATTTTAAGAAATACTCTTCTAATGAATGGCTTTTCTTATTAATGGATTCAACTGATATATCGTTTAACACTAGTGATTTAGATATTTCTTTTTGAGTAACATTAGAATCATAGATTCGTATTAGACCATGATTTAAAACCTTGAAATTTTTTATCCCTACCTTTTCCTCTAAAATAAAGGAGGCCAGATTGCTGTTATCCACGACAACTTCGATATATTCAGTATGTCTCCCGTTAATGCTATCTAGTGAGATTTCCTCAAGTAATTTACCATGATTAATGACTCCGATGGTATCCACCATTTGTTCCATCTCGCCTAAAATATGACTGGAAACAAAGATGGTCATACCATATTCCTTAGAAAGCATTTTAAATAAATCTCTTAACTCCTTGATACCAATAGGATCAAGACCATTAATTGGTTCATCTAAAATGAGTAGTTCCGGTTTTGTTGAGATGGCTCGGGCAATACCAAGCCTTTGTTTCATTCCAAGGGAAAACTCCTTTACTGGCTTATGATTAATATTCTTCAAGCCTACTAGTTCTAGTGCATCTACTATTGCCTTCTTATTATGATAGCCCATGTATTCACAATGGAGCTCCAGATTCTCAACAGCGGTTAATTTTTCATAAAAAATGGGGTACTCAATAATTGTTCCTAGTCGTTTTAAAATCTCATAGGATGTATCTGTTAATTTTTCGCCAAACATTTCAATTTCACCACTAGTCGGTTTAATTAAGTTGGTGATCATTTTCATAATCGTTGTTTTTCCTGCACCATTGGGGCCAATAAATCCATAAATTTCTCCTTGCTTTACATGTAAATTCACATCAGAAATGATTTCCTTTCCATGAAATACTTTTGATAAATGATTCGTTTTTAAAAGATAGGACATGATCCATATTCCTTTCTAGTTTTGATACTGTAAGTATAGGAAATGAAAA contains:
- a CDS encoding ABC transporter permease, which translates into the protein MLNIIKLELKKYKLSGLIKGALIATSIIFLIVALLFFVKVDDELSFENVNDALILIDTAVRSVFIIYAASLISKLVIDEFKSKTISILFMYPVNRKKILIAKLLIIAIFTFVSIIFANTVLAILFYLINSIHPTLEDTFTLALIKKHSLTVLMNALSATGMSLIPLFFGMRKYSVPATIISSIILVSLFSSNSGGKSLNDIVIIPITLAIIGVLIAFFSIKNIEKTDLLL
- a CDS encoding ABC transporter ATP-binding protein; this encodes MSYLLKTNHLSKVFHGKEIISDVNLHVKQGEIYGFIGPNGAGKTTIMKMITNLIKPTSGEIEMFGEKLTDTSYEILKRLGTIIEYPIFYEKLTAVENLELHCEYMGYHNKKAIVDALELVGLKNINHKPVKEFSLGMKQRLGIARAISTKPELLILDEPINGLDPIGIKELRDLFKMLSKEYGMTIFVSSHILGEMEQMVDTIGVINHGKLLEEISLDSINGRHTEYIEVVVDNSNLASFILEEKVGIKNFKVLNHGLIRIYDSNVTQKEISKSLVLNDISVESINKKSHSLEEYFLKLINGGGIHA